A window of the Dictyostelium discoideum AX4 chromosome 4 chromosome, whole genome shotgun sequence genome harbors these coding sequences:
- the gefA gene encoding Ras guanine nucleotide exchange factor produces MITPTSFEPVELLYSKKKVNRTNWKKNVLKSNPEINNLCERIYPINRAIQFGKQFHPGKAEVKQKLDKTAIIQLILQHLSTKGLKQTKQTLEKEARTTTPIVEGLNESRLVTYIRNALKDTDRIYDLSMEHTEYSKEERQSKITEREELLFQMDLLEDEDEDDGVNIWDEPTENIITEKVHTTEYDINKSKENKDDQDDEVVKFASLNKLVEHLTHDSKHDLQFLKTFLMTYQSFCTPEKLMSKLQQRYNCPSGHDEMATRNIQIRVINVLKGWVDNYYSDFDDKLIAMLRTFIDQIQIKFPAPASAVNKSLTKMVEKLSPVNDSKHIFNEKTPEPMVPKNIFSNNLSIYDIDEEEIARQLTLIEFEIYRNIKPPELLNQSWNKTKLKSRAPNVLKMIDRFNSVSMWVATMIIQTTKVKARARMMTRFIKIADHLKNLNNYNSLMAIIAGLNFSSVYRLKYTREELSAQTMRTYSDLEKIMNSEGSFKTYRTRLQNVPPMLPYLGVHLTDLTFIDENPNNFVTDVGGKQVSLINFTKRTLVFKIISLIQETQVVPYNLQPVHQIQEFLLNIRSDLKAHTLDQYQQELYRESLKREPKKAQRSDVL; encoded by the exons atgataacaCCTACTTCATTTGAACCagttgaattattatattcaaaaaaaaaagtaaatagaacaaattggaaaaaaaatgtattaaaatcaaatcctgaaattaacaatttatg tgaaagaATTTATCCAATAAATAGAGCAATTCAATTTGGTAAACAATTTCATCCAGGTAAAGCAGAAGTTAAACAAAAATTGGATAAAACAGCgataatacaattaatattacaacATTTATCAACCAAAGGATTGAAACAAACCAAACAAACCTTGGAGAAGGAAGCAAGAACCACTACACCGATAGTAGAGGGATTAAATGAGAGTAGATTGGTTACATACATTAGAAATGCATTAAAGGATACAGATAGGATCTATGATTTATCGATGGAACATACAGAGTATAGTAAAGAGGAGAGACAATCAAAGATAACGGAACGAGAGGAACTACTATTTCAAATGGATTTATTGGAGGATGAAGACGAAGATGACGGAGTCAACATATGGGATGAACCAACAGAGAATATCATCACAGAGAAAGTACACACCACAGAATACGATATAAATAAAAGCAAAGAGAATAAAGATGATCAAGACGATGAAGTGGTTAAATTTGCATCATTGAATAAATTGGTGGAACATTTAACACACGACTCAAAGCATGATTTACAATTCTTAAAAACCTTTTTAATGACCTATCAATCGTTTTGCACACCAGAGAAGTTGATGTCAAAACTCCAACAACGTTACAACTGTCCATCGGGTCATGACGAGATGGCCACTAGAAACATCCAAATTAGGGTCATCAATGTGTTGAAAGGTTGGGTGGACAATTATTACTCGGATTTcgatgataaattaattgcaATGTTACGTACATTCATCgaccaaattcaaattaaattcCCCGCACCTGCAAGTGCCGTCAATAAATCCCTAACAAAGATGGTGGAGAAACTCTCACCAGTGAACGATAGCAAACACATTTTCAATGAGAAAACACCCGAACCAATGGTACCAAAGAATATCTTCTCCAATAATCTCTCAATATATGATATCGATGAGGAGGAGATCGCAAGACAATTGACTTTAATCGAATTTGAAATCTATAGAAACATTAAACCACCCGAACTCTTAAATCAATCTTGGAATAAAACAAAACTAAAATCACGTGCTCCAAACGTTTTAAAGATGATCGATCGTTTCAACTCCGTTTCAATGTGGGTGGCCACAATGATCATTCAAACCACAAAAGTTAAAGCACGTGCTCGTATGATGACTCGTTTCATAAAGATCGCAgatcatttgaaaaatttaaataattacaattCCCTTATGGCAATCATCGCTGGTCTTAACTTTTCCTCGGTTTATCGTCTAAAGTATACTCGTGAAGAGTTATCCGCTCAAACTATGCGTACCTATTCCGATTTAGAAAAGATTATGAACTCTGAAGGTTCCTTTAAAACCTACAGAACTCGTCTTCAAAATGTTCCTCCAATGTTACCTTATTTGGGTGTTCATCTAACCGATCTCACTTTTATCGAtgaaaatccaaataatttcGTCACTGACGTTGGTGGTAAACAGGTTAGTCTAATCAATTTCACAAAGAGAACCctagtttttaaaatcatctcTTTGATTCAAGAAACTCAAGTCGTACCTTACAATCTTCAACCagttcatcaaattcaagagtttttattaaatattagaAGTGATCTCAAAGCTCATACTCTCGATCAATATCAACAAGAATTATATAGAGAATCACTTAAAAGAGAACCAAAGAAAGCTCAAAGATCTGAtgttctttaa
- a CDS encoding glycoside hydrolase family 47 protein: MNTKIKLFLAIVIVAFLIGISTILSFEGTNKIDAHRIPDKWKNVNQKKVNTNNNNTNNNNNNNNNNNNNNNNNNNNNNNNNNNNNNNNNNNNNNNNNNNNNNNNNNNNNNYDYKKTENPYNKIDEVYYQNEKLNIKRSEQVRGAMKHAWEKYREFAWGRDELRPLTKSHKEWFGLGLTIIDSLDTLKIMNLDKEYKEGRDWVANELKQSKNTGMAVSVFETIIRVLGSHVTMYGLTNDEMYLEKAVEIGDLLLYAFPEDTKNPFPASQIRLATHGKSYPSGCVILSAVSTLFLEFNELSRISGDPKYKEYSDRVIDALSKLKPKIPGLLPVFVNQDANGFCGSFITIGGLGDSYYEYLLKMWIYTNGEDEIYRRLFVESADSIIEHLYKVSPKGDGYLSAMDHNSLTNIQEHLACFAGGMFALAAAANITQDDKKSAKYMEVGEMITKTCVKTYLTSPSGLAPESFRVDPNSGNISWNGPGTLSCYILRPETVESLFILYRLTGNTKYQEWSWKIFKAIEDVCRHENGYNGLKNVDDRKSLDDTQESFFMSETLKYLYLSFQPSSVIPLDKYIFNTEAHPILIPKK; encoded by the exons atgaacacAAAAATCAAACTGTTTCTTGCAATTGTAATTGTAGCTTTCCTTATTGGTATATCTACTATTTTAAGTTTTGAAGGAACAAATAAAATCGATGCTCATAGAATTCCTGATAAATGGAAAAatgtaaatcaaaaaaaagttaataccaataataataataccaataataataataataataataataataataataataataataataataataataataataataataataataataataataataataataataataataataataacaataataataataataataataataataataataataataataataataataattatgattaTAAGAAAACAGAAAAtccatataataaaattgatgaagtatattatcaaaatgaaaaattaaatattaaaagatcaGAACAAGTTAGAGGAGCAATGAAACATGCCTGGGAAAAATATAGAGAATTTGCATGGGGTCGAGATGAATTAAGACCATTAACAAAAAGTCATAAAGAATGGTTTGGTCTTGGTCTAACAATTATTGATTCTTTAGATACTCTTAAAATTATGAATTTAGATAAAGAATATAAAGAAGGTAGAGATTGGGTTGCCaatgaattaaaacaatCTAAAAATACT ggaatgGCAGTTTCAGTATTTGAAACGATTATTAGAGTTTTAGGATCACATGTAACAATGTATGGATTAACAAATGATGAAATGTATTTAGAGAAAGCAGTAGAGATtggtgatttattattatatgcaTTCCCAGAAGACACTAAAAATCCATTCCCAGCATCACAAATTAGATTAGCAACTCATGGAAAGTCATATCCAAGTGGTTGTGTAATTTTATCAGCAGTATCtacattatttttagaatttaatgaaCTTTCAAGAATATCAGGTGATCCAAAGTATAAGGAATACTCTGATAGAGTGATTGATGCTCTATCCAAATTGAAACCAAAAATTCCAGGTCTATTACCAGTTTTTGTAAATCAAGACGCAAATGGTTTCTGTGGTAGTTTTATTACAATTGGTGGTTTAGGTGATTCCTATTATGAATATCTCTTAAAGATGTGGATTTATACAAATGGTGAAGACGAAATCTATAGACGTCTATTTGTTGAATCTGCCGATTCTATCATTGAACATTTGTACAAAGTTTCCCCAAAAGGTGATGGTTACCTTTCAGCCATGGATCATAACTCTCTAACCAACATTCAAGAACATTTAGCTTGTTTCGCTGGCGGCATGTTTGCATTAGCTGCCGCTGCAAATATTACTCAAGATGATAAAAAGTCTGCTAAGTATATGGAAGTTGGTGAAATGATAACTAAAACTTGCGTAAAAACTTATTTAACTTCACCATCTGGTTTAGCTCCCGAATCATTCCGTGTCGATCCAAATTCTGGTAATATTAGTTGGAATGGTCCTGGTACTTTAAGTTGTTATATTTTACGTCCTGAAACTGTTGAatcattattcattttatatcGTTTAACAG gtaaTACTAAATATCAAGAATGGTCATGGAAAATCTTTAAAGCAATTGAAGATGTTTGTAGACATGAAAATGGTTATAATGGTCTTAAAAATGTTGATGATAGAAAATCTTTGGATGATACTCAAGAAAGTTTCTTTATGTCAGaaactttaaaatatctttatttatcATTCCAACCTTCGTCAGTTATTCCATtagataaatatattttcaatactGAAGCTCATCCAATTTTgattccaaaaaaataa
- the fia gene encoding actin domain-containing protein, producing MTGFSIPNMSMLLKLANSRLVLHKNKNFEQSNVHKKEIAELLQLGKEEQARVRTVSVINEDYHTEVLGILIIYCETLANRIRGIEGVKVCPPDLKEACCSIIFASPYLDKQVELYKIRKRLIEKFGKKFPEECIDCCCINPKIVHRLSNKPPEESLVNYYLSNIAKKHNVAWDTPALPPLVDLQQSIPDFTLTSLAEQFPSAPSNGSGGGGNDDLLMDFPSVPKESTATIDQFPSPPTSNISTTSTTTTTTKLEFPNINNIPSIGIAEASQCKVSGDGLKKGIVGRECSFIIQAYDAKGNKHTKGGETFNVLIQGQYGDQLYGKVVDQQNGTYNVTYTPPKAGGYAIAIYLQNTPIGDQQPHISNIDEAPTISVGALDLVDPLKCEAYGPGLETGSPGVLSTFTIVARTSKGNPIEAGKLPPGQRFYVFVQGPPGIQIHGDIKNNNDGTFTATYTPTVAGGYGVMVYYENQPIRSEAWTFFILEKEKAPPKFPSIINVPLQQQVASTESEEDEMDKLWKQTSDLSFNPPVKSTAVIENYADAKAANIPEPPSFAKYQESIKAKSSRAEFFQKITEKTLVIDNGSGMVKAGFAGEDAPRCVFPSIIGYPMFNSVMHGMGKDKYIGDEAQAKRGILNIKYPIEHGIITNWNDMEALWEYTFTNELRVDASKHPVLLTEPPLNPKANRERMVETMFEYFNTPAVYIAIQAVLSLYASGRTTGTVLDCGDGVCHTVPIYEGYSIPHAIKRIDIGGRDITEYLMRLLTERGYAFTTTAEREIVRDIKEKTSFVSQDFYASMNAPEDNNILKDYTMPDKQVLTIGKERFRCYEAFFDPSVLGKDQNGIHHLLNETITSCDIDIRRDLYKNIVVSGGSTMATGFEKRLQKEMELLVSNPQVQIKINAPPNRDISVWCGGSVLGDLKTFSDQWITKQEYDEVGRGIVHRKCF from the exons ATGACAGGATTTTCAATTCCTAATAT gaGTATGTTACTCAAATTAGCAAATAGTAGATTGGTAttacataaaaataaaaattttgaacaAAGTAATGTTCATAAAAAAGAGATTGCagaattattacaattaggTAAAGAAGAACAAGCAAGAGTTAGAACGGTTTCAGTTATTAATGAAGATTATCACACTGAAGTTTTaggtattttaattatttattgtgaAACTTTAGCAAATAGAATTAGAGGAATTGAAGGTGTAAA ggtatGCCCACCAGATTTAAAAGAAGCATGTTGTAGTATTATATTTGCATCACCATATTTAGATAAACAAGTTGAATTATATAAGATTAGAAAGagattaattgaaaaatttggtaaaaaatTCCCAGAGGAATGTatagattgttgttgtatcaATCCAAAGATTGTACAtagattatcaaataaaccaCCTGAAGAATCATTGGTAAACTATTATCTTAGTAATATTGCAAAGAAACATAATGTAGCCTGGGATACTCCAGCATTACCACCTTTAGTTGATTTACAACAAAGTATTCCTGATTTCACTTTAACTTCTTTAGCTGAACAATTTCCATCTGCACCATCAAATGGTAGTGGTGGCGGtggtaatgatgatttattaatgGATTTCCCATCAGTACCAAAAGAATCGACTGCAACTATTGATCAATTTccatcaccaccaacatCAAATATAAGTACTActtcaaccaccaccaccacaactaAATTAGAATttccaaatattaataatatccCAAGTATTGGTATTGCTGAAGCATCACAATGTAAAGTTAGTGGTGATGGTTTAAAGAAAGGTATTGTTGGTAGAGAATGTAGTTTTATAATACAGGCATATGATGCCAAAGGTAATAAACATACAAAAGGTGGTGAAACatttaatgttttaattcAAGGTCAATATGGTGATCAATTATATGGAAAAGTTGTCGATCAACAAAATGGTACTTACAATGTAACTTATACACCACCAAAAGCTGGTGGTTATGCAATTGCTATCTATTTACAAAATACACCAATTGGTGATCAACAACCACATATATCAAACATTGATGAAGCACCAACTATTTCCGTTGGTGCTTTAGATTTAGTCGATCCATTGAAATGTGAAGCATATGGACCTGGTTTAGAAACTGGTTCTCCTGGTGTTTTATCAACATTTACAATTGTTGCTCGTACTAGTAAAGGTAATCCAATCGAGGCTGGAAAATTGCCACCAGGTCAAAGATTTTATGTATTTGTACAGGGTCCACCTGGAATTCAAATTCATGGTGATATAAAGAATAACAATGATGGTACTTTCACTGCTACCTATACTCCAACGGTTGCTGGTGGTTATGGTGTTATGGTTTATTATGAAAATCAACCAATTCGTTCTGAAGCTTGGACATTCTTTATTttagagaaagagaaagctCCACCAAAATTCCCTTCAATCATTAATGTaccattacaacaacaagttGCTTCAACCGAGTCTGAAGAGGATGAAATGGATAAACTTTGGAAACAAACCTCTGATCTATCATTTAATCCACCAGTTAAATCGACCGCTGTCATTGAAAACTATGCAGATGCCAAAGCAGCAAATATTCCAGAACCACCATCATTTGCAAAATAtcaagaatcaattaaagcCAAAAGTTCACGTGCTGAATTCTTTCAAAAAATCACTGAAAAAACATTGGTTATCGATAATGGTAGTGGTATGGTTAAAGCAGGATTTGCTGGTGAAGATGCTCCAAGATGTGTTTTCCCATCGATCATTGGTTATCCAATGTTCAATTCAGTTATGCATGGTATGGGTAAAGATAAATACATTGGTGATGAAGCTCAAGCTAAACGTGGTATTCTCAATATTAAATACCCAATTGAACATGGTATCATCACCAATTGGAATGATATGGAAGCACTTTGGGAATATACATTCACAAATGAACTTCGTGTCGATGCTTCAAAACATCCAGTTTTATTAACTGAACCACCACTTAATCCAAAAGCGAACAGAGAAAGAATGGTCGAAACAATGTTTGAATATTTCAATACTCCTGCAGTTTATATAGCAATTCAAGCCGTTCTCTCTTTGTATGCATCTGGTCGTACCACTGGTACCGTATTGGATTGTGGTGATGGTGTTTGTCATACCGTGCCAATCTATGAAGGTTATTCTATTCCACATGCAATTAAAAGAATCGATATCGGTGGTCGTGATATCACAGAGTATTTAATGCGTTTACTCACTGAAAGAGGTTATGCTTTCACTACAACCGCCGAAAGAGAAATCGTACGTGATATCAAAGAGAAAACTTCATTTGTCTCTCAAGATTTCTATGCCTCTATGAATGCTCCAGAGGATAATAATATACTCAAGGATTATACGATGCCCGATAAACAAGTTTTAACCATTGGTAAAGAAAGATTCCGTTGTTATGAAGCTTTCTTTGACCCTTCAGTACTAGGTAAAGATCAAAATGGTATTCATCACCTCTTAAATGAAACTATCACCTCTTGTGATATTGATATTCGTCGTGATCtctataaaaatattgtagTTTCTGGTGGTTCAACAATGGCAACAGGTTTTGAAAAACGTTTACAAAAAGAAATGGAACTTTTAGTTTCAAATCCTCAAGtccaaattaaaattaatgcaCCACCAAATCGTGATATTAGTGTTTGGTGTGGTGGTTCGGTTTTAGGTGATCTTAAAACTTTTTCGGATCAATGGATTACAAAACAAGAATATGATGAAGTTGGTAGAGGAATTGTTCATagaaaatgtttttaa